One segment of Candidatus Latescibacter sp. DNA contains the following:
- a CDS encoding bacterioferritin, with product MAQNTQTQRKEKVIEVLNKARARELMAISQYMNQHFNLEDMDYGELASSVKHIAIDEMRHAETFAERIKELDGEPTTEPANKAEKGQKVQSIFSFDAKLEDDTIGVYNQFVSVCRENGDSTSMKIFENIIDEEQAHFNYFDKVNEHIEKLGDVYLAQIAGTSSEK from the coding sequence AATCGAAGTCCTGAACAAGGCGCGCGCAAGGGAGTTAATGGCGATTTCCCAGTACATGAACCAGCACTTCAATCTGGAGGACATGGATTACGGAGAACTGGCATCGAGTGTAAAACATATTGCAATCGATGAGATGCGTCACGCGGAAACATTTGCAGAACGAATAAAGGAATTGGACGGAGAACCGACGACTGAGCCTGCTAACAAGGCTGAAAAAGGTCAGAAAGTGCAGTCAATCTTTTCATTTGATGCCAAACTCGAGGACGATACGATCGGCGTTTATAACCAATTCGTGTCGGTGTGCAGAGAAAATGGCGACAGCACCAGCATGAAAATTTTTGAAAATATCATTGATGAAGAACAGGCGCATTTCAACTACTTTGACAAAGTCAATGAACACATCGAGAAGCTCGGCGATGTATATCTTGCTCAAATTGCCGGAACATCTTCAGAGAAATAG